Proteins encoded by one window of Pseudonocardia sp. HH130629-09:
- a CDS encoding glycerate kinase, producing the protein MRIVVAPDSFGGTLSAREAAEAIAAGWRRGVPGADVAIVPLADGGTGFAEVLHTALGGTLHEQEVTGPLGDPVTGSWLRVGDTAYLECASACGLHHVPREDRIPGVARTATTSGVGELLAAARDAGVTTAVVGLGGSATTDGGAGLLAALGAVPVDEDGLPLPPGGASLDCCARLNGTPDLGGMTLVAASDVDNPLLGPHGAAAVFGPQKGADDAAVTELDRALTVFAGVLAGLAGREVRDLPSAGAAGGLGAALLALGARVESGAGLVRDLVGLDAELDAADVAVTGEGSFDWQSLRGKLVTAVARGAADRGTPCVVLAGQVSVGRREAAAAGVDAAFGVAEEFGLGASLADPAGTLADLAERVAPRWSR; encoded by the coding sequence ATGCGCATCGTGGTGGCTCCCGACTCGTTCGGCGGAACGCTGAGCGCACGGGAGGCGGCCGAGGCGATCGCCGCGGGCTGGCGTCGCGGGGTACCCGGCGCCGACGTCGCGATCGTCCCCCTCGCCGACGGCGGCACCGGCTTCGCGGAGGTGCTGCACACCGCGCTCGGTGGGACCCTGCACGAGCAGGAGGTCACCGGTCCGCTCGGCGACCCGGTGACCGGTTCCTGGCTGCGCGTCGGGGACACGGCCTACCTGGAGTGCGCCTCGGCGTGCGGCCTGCACCACGTCCCGCGCGAGGACCGGATCCCCGGGGTCGCCCGCACCGCGACGACCTCCGGGGTGGGGGAGCTGCTCGCCGCCGCCCGGGACGCCGGGGTCACCACCGCCGTCGTGGGGCTGGGCGGGTCCGCCACCACCGACGGCGGCGCCGGCCTGCTGGCCGCCCTCGGCGCCGTCCCCGTCGACGAGGACGGTCTCCCGCTCCCACCCGGCGGCGCGTCCCTGGACTGCTGTGCCCGCCTCAACGGGACACCCGACCTGGGTGGGATGACCCTGGTCGCGGCGAGCGACGTCGACAACCCGCTGCTCGGACCGCACGGCGCCGCCGCGGTGTTCGGCCCGCAGAAGGGCGCCGACGACGCCGCGGTCACCGAGCTGGACCGCGCGCTGACCGTGTTCGCCGGGGTGCTCGCCGGCCTGGCCGGGCGAGAGGTGCGCGACCTGCCCTCGGCAGGGGCCGCGGGCGGTCTCGGTGCCGCGCTGCTCGCCCTCGGCGCGCGGGTCGAGTCCGGTGCCGGGCTGGTCCGCGACCTGGTCGGGCTCGACGCCGAGCTGGACGCCGCCGACGTCGCGGTGACCGGGGAGGGCAGCTTCGACTGGCAGTCGCTGCGCGGCAAGCTCGTCACCGCAGTCGCCCGGGGCGCGGCCGACCGCGGCACGCCGTGCGTGGTGCTGGCCGGTCAGGTGAGCGTCGGGCGCCGGGAGGCCGCCGCGGCGGGGGTCGACGCCGCGTTCGGGGTGGCCGAGGAGTTCGGGCTGGGGGCCTCGCTGGCCGACCCGGCCGGGACCCTCGCCGACCTGGCCGAACGTGTCGCCCCGCGCTGGAGCCGGTGA
- a CDS encoding HesB/IscA family protein, whose translation MTVDNTVNAGATTEQTHGVELTDSAAVKARTLLEQEGRDDMHLRIAVQPGGCAGLRYQLFFDDRSLDGDLFRDFQGLKVGVDRMSAPYLQGATIDFVDTIEKQGFTIDNPNAGGSCACGDSFN comes from the coding sequence ATGACCGTTGACAACACCGTGAACGCGGGCGCGACCACGGAGCAGACGCACGGCGTGGAGCTGACCGACTCCGCTGCCGTCAAGGCGCGCACCCTGCTCGAGCAGGAGGGCCGTGACGACATGCACCTGCGCATCGCCGTGCAGCCCGGTGGCTGCGCCGGCCTGCGCTACCAGCTCTTCTTCGACGACCGGTCGCTCGACGGTGACCTCTTCCGTGACTTCCAAGGTCTCAAGGTCGGCGTCGACCGAATGAGCGCCCCGTACCTGCAGGGTGCCACGATCGACTTCGTCGACACCATCGAGAAGCAGGGCTTCACGATCGACAACCCGAACGCGGGCGGCTCCTGCGCCTGTGGCGACAGCTTCAACTGA
- a CDS encoding carbohydrate kinase family protein produces the protein MHFPGKFSEQILAEQLDRISVSFLVDDLTIRRGGVAGNIAFALGVLGQNPVLIGAVGADFAEYRKVLDDLGVDTSGVHTHDDVHTARFVCTTDDDMRQIASFYTGAMAKSKEIELAPIAERVGGFDLVLIGASDPDAMLRHTDECREKGYPFLADPSQQLARMEGPEVKRLIEGATYLVTNDYEFELLLKKTGWTAEEIGAKVGTRITTFGERGALIVEADGTETRIDVVPPTELVDPTGVGDAWRAGFLTALGAGLSLERSAQLGALIATYVLESDGPQEWTWDRDAALIRLRDAFGDAAADEIRAVLPG, from the coding sequence ATGCACTTCCCCGGGAAGTTCTCCGAGCAGATCCTGGCCGAGCAGCTCGACCGGATCTCGGTCAGCTTCCTGGTCGACGACCTGACGATCCGCCGGGGCGGCGTGGCCGGCAACATCGCCTTCGCGCTCGGTGTGCTCGGCCAGAACCCGGTGCTGATCGGCGCCGTCGGCGCCGACTTCGCCGAGTACCGGAAGGTCCTCGACGACCTGGGTGTCGACACCTCCGGGGTGCACACCCACGACGACGTCCACACCGCCCGCTTCGTCTGCACCACCGACGACGACATGAGGCAGATCGCGTCCTTCTACACCGGCGCGATGGCCAAGTCGAAGGAGATCGAACTCGCCCCGATCGCCGAGCGCGTCGGCGGGTTCGACCTGGTGCTCATCGGCGCCAGCGACCCCGACGCGATGCTGCGCCACACCGACGAGTGCCGCGAGAAGGGCTACCCCTTCCTCGCCGACCCGTCCCAGCAGCTGGCCCGTATGGAGGGTCCCGAGGTGAAGCGCCTCATCGAGGGCGCCACCTACCTGGTCACCAACGACTACGAGTTCGAGCTGCTGCTCAAGAAGACCGGCTGGACCGCCGAGGAGATCGGCGCCAAGGTCGGCACCCGGATCACCACCTTCGGCGAGCGGGGTGCGCTGATCGTCGAGGCCGACGGCACCGAGACCCGGATCGACGTCGTCCCGCCGACCGAGCTGGTCGACCCGACCGGTGTCGGTGACGCCTGGCGCGCCGGGTTCCTCACCGCGCTCGGCGCCGGGCTGTCGCTGGAGCGCTCGGCCCAGCTGGGCGCGCTCATCGCGACCTACGTCCTGGAGTCCGACGGCCCGCAGGAGTGGACCTGGGACCGTGACGCCGCCCTCATCCGGCTGCGCGACGCGTTCGGTGACGCCGCCGCCGACGAGATCCGGGCCGTCCTGCCCGGCTGA
- the asnB gene encoding asparagine synthase (glutamine-hydrolyzing), with amino-acid sequence MCGLLGLLTAGADAATRVDPIADGLRCARHRGPDESETWNDHDLVLGFNRLSIIDVDHSHQPLHWGPVPGEDTRYTIVFNGEIYNYLELREELIETYDAAFATDGDGEVIVAAFHYWGPDAVQRLRGMFAFAIWDVVERELFLARDPFGIKPLFLATTPVGTAFASEKKSLLSLAGELEIGLDLEPAALQHYLTLQYVPEPMSLHRMISRVESGTHVTVRPGEEPLHQRYFAPKFISLPSHAPASAEAEAIVHGEIADVLRDSVAKHMRADVTVGAFLSGGIDSTAIAALAKEHNPNLITFTTGFEREGYSEVDVAAESAAAIGVRHVVRTVKPDEMMEALPLIIWYLDDPVADPALVPLWFIAREARQHVKVVLSGEGADELFGGYSIYREPLSLSPFEKVPGTLKPLMRRASRKMPEGMRGKDLLRRGSLSMEQRYYGNARIFRDDQLHEVLRGYDPRVSHQDVTAPHYFASHDWDPVARMQHVDLFTWLRGDILVKADKMTMAHSLELRVPFLDPEVFDIASSLPQSQKITHGSNGTTKYALRRACEGIIPPHVLNRPKLGFPVPIRHWLRDEMYAWARDILQNSGAGHLIDLQAVHRMLDAHREGPVDHSRRIWAVLVFLLWHGIFVEKRIVPEVPTPTYPVKI; translated from the coding sequence GTGTGCGGACTGCTGGGATTGCTGACCGCCGGGGCGGACGCCGCGACCCGGGTCGACCCGATCGCCGACGGGCTGCGCTGTGCGCGGCACCGGGGACCCGACGAGAGCGAGACGTGGAACGACCACGACCTCGTCCTGGGGTTCAACCGGCTGTCGATCATCGACGTCGACCATTCCCACCAACCCCTGCACTGGGGGCCGGTGCCGGGAGAGGACACCCGCTACACGATCGTCTTCAACGGCGAGATCTACAACTACCTCGAGCTCCGTGAGGAGCTGATCGAGACCTACGACGCGGCCTTCGCCACCGACGGCGACGGCGAGGTCATCGTCGCGGCGTTCCACTACTGGGGCCCCGACGCGGTGCAGCGCCTGCGCGGCATGTTCGCCTTCGCCATCTGGGACGTCGTGGAGCGCGAGCTGTTCCTGGCCCGCGACCCGTTCGGCATCAAGCCGCTGTTCCTGGCCACCACTCCGGTCGGCACCGCGTTCGCCAGCGAGAAGAAGTCGCTGCTGTCCCTGGCCGGTGAGCTCGAGATCGGGCTCGACCTGGAGCCGGCCGCGCTGCAGCACTACCTGACCCTTCAGTACGTGCCCGAGCCGATGTCGCTGCACCGGATGATCTCGCGCGTCGAGTCCGGCACGCACGTCACCGTGCGCCCCGGCGAGGAGCCGCTGCACCAGCGCTACTTCGCGCCGAAGTTCATCTCGCTGCCCAGCCACGCCCCGGCCAGCGCCGAGGCGGAGGCGATCGTGCACGGCGAGATCGCCGACGTGCTGCGCGACTCGGTCGCCAAGCACATGCGGGCCGACGTGACCGTCGGTGCGTTCCTGTCCGGCGGTATCGACTCCACCGCGATCGCGGCGCTGGCCAAGGAGCACAACCCGAACCTGATCACCTTCACCACCGGGTTCGAGCGCGAGGGCTACTCCGAGGTCGACGTGGCCGCCGAGTCCGCCGCGGCGATCGGCGTGCGGCACGTCGTCCGCACCGTCAAGCCGGACGAGATGATGGAGGCCCTGCCGCTCATCATCTGGTACCTCGACGACCCGGTCGCCGACCCGGCGCTGGTCCCGCTGTGGTTCATCGCCCGAGAGGCCCGCCAGCACGTCAAGGTCGTCCTGTCCGGCGAGGGCGCCGACGAGCTGTTCGGCGGCTACTCGATCTACCGCGAGCCGCTGTCGCTGTCGCCGTTCGAGAAGGTCCCCGGCACGCTCAAGCCGCTCATGCGCCGGGCGTCGCGCAAGATGCCCGAGGGCATGCGGGGCAAGGACCTGCTGCGCCGCGGCTCGCTGTCGATGGAGCAGCGGTACTACGGCAACGCCCGCATCTTCCGTGACGACCAGCTGCACGAGGTCCTGCGCGGCTACGATCCGCGGGTGTCGCACCAGGACGTGACGGCGCCGCACTACTTCGCCAGCCACGACTGGGACCCGGTGGCCCGGATGCAGCACGTGGATCTGTTCACCTGGCTGCGTGGCGACATCCTGGTCAAGGCCGACAAGATGACGATGGCGCACTCGCTGGAGCTGCGGGTGCCGTTCCTCGACCCCGAGGTCTTCGACATCGCCTCGTCGCTGCCGCAGTCGCAGAAGATCACCCACGGCTCGAACGGCACCACGAAGTACGCGCTGCGGCGGGCCTGCGAGGGCATCATCCCGCCGCACGTGCTGAACCGGCCGAAGCTGGGCTTCCCGGTGCCGATCCGGCACTGGCTGCGCGACGAGATGTACGCCTGGGCGCGCGACATCCTGCAGAACTCCGGTGCCGGGCACCTGATCGACCTGCAGGCCGTGCACCGCATGCTCGACGCGCACCGCGAGGGCCCGGTCGACCACTCCCGCCGGATCTGGGCGGTGCTGGTCTTCCTGCTGTGGCACGGGATCTTCGTCGAGAAGCGGATCGTTCCCGAGGTCCCGACCCCGACCTACCCGGTCAAGATCTGA
- a CDS encoding cytochrome c oxidase subunit II, with the protein MARTEGRARIARAAKVAVVGLLAAPALAGCSVQEVIRFGWPEGVTPEAESMRDLWTWSAIAALVVGVITWGVMFWSMILHRKRKDDDGSLPRQTQYNLPVELVFTAIPTVIVAVLFGFTVNVQNYIDKENPTAGGPADLRVDIVGFQWNWEFSYPDEAGPAGRPVSTLGTSDTIPIMVLPTDRSIQFAQRSPDVIHSFYVPEFLFKRDVFPFPERNEQDNTYIIDRIDREGAFVGRCAELCGTYHSQMNFEVRALEPALFDRYIQLRKENNPQTGQAYTTGEALQALNCGEWCAPEAISTQPFSTDRGQLAAQVDG; encoded by the coding sequence GTGGCCCGAACCGAAGGCCGCGCCCGGATCGCCCGGGCGGCGAAGGTGGCCGTGGTCGGCCTGCTGGCTGCGCCGGCTCTGGCCGGTTGCTCGGTCCAGGAGGTCATCCGGTTCGGGTGGCCCGAGGGGGTGACCCCCGAGGCCGAGTCGATGCGCGACCTGTGGACCTGGTCCGCGATCGCGGCGCTCGTCGTCGGCGTCATCACCTGGGGAGTGATGTTCTGGTCGATGATCCTGCACCGGAAGCGCAAGGACGACGACGGTTCGCTCCCGCGTCAGACGCAGTACAACCTGCCGGTCGAACTCGTCTTCACCGCGATCCCGACCGTCATCGTGGCCGTGCTGTTCGGCTTCACGGTGAACGTGCAGAACTACATCGACAAGGAGAACCCGACCGCGGGCGGTCCGGCCGACCTGCGGGTCGACATCGTCGGGTTCCAGTGGAACTGGGAGTTCTCCTACCCGGACGAGGCGGGCCCGGCCGGCCGGCCGGTGAGCACGCTGGGCACCAGCGACACGATCCCGATCATGGTCCTCCCGACCGACCGGTCGATCCAGTTCGCGCAGCGCTCGCCCGACGTGATCCACTCGTTCTACGTGCCGGAGTTCCTCTTCAAGCGCGACGTCTTCCCGTTCCCGGAGCGGAACGAGCAGGACAACACCTACATCATCGACCGGATCGACCGCGAGGGTGCGTTCGTCGGTCGCTGTGCGGAGCTCTGCGGCACCTACCACTCGCAGATGAACTTCGAGGTGCGTGCCCTGGAGCCCGCCCTGTTCGACCGGTACATCCAGCTCCGCAAGGAGAACAACCCGCAGACGGGGCAGGCGTACACGACCGGTGAGGCGCTGCAGGCGCTGAACTGCGGCGAGTGGTGCGCGCCGGAGGCGATCAGCACGCAGCCGTTCTCGACCGACCGCGGCCAGCTGGCCGCGCAGGTCGACGGCTGA
- a CDS encoding cytochrome c oxidase subunit 4, whose protein sequence is MKIESRIFEIVTGFFILAALAYMFIAGEVVGVTALWLTAGLSLIVGTYFRFVSRRLEERPEDDPEAEVSDGAGEVGFFSAGSYWPLGLAAAAAFAALGVAFWYAWMIVVGMTLVLIAVGGLVFEYHRGPAAH, encoded by the coding sequence ATGAAGATCGAGTCCAGGATCTTCGAGATCGTCACCGGCTTCTTCATCCTGGCCGCGCTGGCGTACATGTTCATCGCCGGAGAGGTCGTCGGCGTGACCGCGCTGTGGCTGACCGCGGGTCTGTCGCTGATCGTCGGCACGTACTTCCGGTTCGTCTCGCGCCGTCTGGAGGAGCGTCCGGAGGACGACCCCGAGGCCGAGGTGTCCGACGGTGCCGGCGAGGTCGGCTTCTTCTCCGCCGGCAGCTACTGGCCGCTGGGTCTGGCCGCCGCGGCGGCGTTCGCCGCGCTGGGTGTGGCGTTCTGGTACGCCTGGATGATCGTCGTCGGCATGACGCTGGTGCTGATCGCCGTCGGCGGGCTGGTGTTCGAGTACCACCGGGGCCCCGCTGCCCACTGA
- a CDS encoding SDR family oxidoreductase codes for MRILVTGATGWIGSALVPELLGAGHRVVGLSRSDAGAAALDSAGAEVVRGDLDDLELLSATAAQVDGVVHLAFKHDLAFGGDFPAAVAADRAAAAALAAPLKGTGRPLVIASGLAGHHSGTPVTEDDPPAADSPAADRMVTERDVLALASADVRSASVRLAPTVHGAGDTGFVSVLVETARRTGISGQVGDGSNHWPAVHVTDAARLFRLACESAPAGTVLHAAGEQGVPMREIAGAIGRGLDVPVREVQPEHFGHLSAFAALDVVALSDRTRALLGWQPEGPTLVEDIERHYTRATTAQPTS; via the coding sequence ATGCGCATCCTCGTCACCGGGGCGACCGGCTGGATCGGCTCCGCCCTCGTCCCCGAGCTCCTCGGGGCGGGCCACCGCGTCGTCGGGCTGTCCCGGTCCGACGCCGGCGCGGCCGCTCTCGACTCGGCGGGAGCCGAGGTCGTCCGGGGCGACCTGGACGACCTCGAGCTGCTGTCCGCCACGGCCGCGCAGGTCGACGGCGTCGTCCACCTCGCCTTCAAGCACGACCTGGCCTTCGGTGGCGACTTCCCCGCCGCGGTCGCCGCGGACCGGGCGGCCGCCGCCGCACTCGCCGCACCGCTGAAGGGCACGGGCCGTCCGCTCGTCATCGCCTCGGGGCTGGCCGGACACCATTCCGGCACGCCCGTCACCGAGGACGACCCGCCCGCCGCCGACAGCCCGGCGGCGGACCGCATGGTCACCGAGCGGGACGTCCTGGCCCTCGCCTCGGCGGACGTGCGCTCGGCGAGCGTGCGGCTCGCCCCCACGGTGCACGGCGCGGGCGACACCGGCTTCGTGTCCGTGCTCGTCGAGACCGCACGCCGGACCGGGATCAGCGGCCAGGTCGGCGACGGGAGCAACCACTGGCCCGCCGTGCACGTCACCGACGCGGCACGGCTGTTCCGACTGGCCTGCGAGTCCGCCCCGGCCGGGACGGTGCTGCACGCCGCGGGCGAGCAGGGCGTGCCGATGCGCGAGATCGCCGGCGCGATCGGCCGCGGGCTCGACGTGCCGGTACGGGAGGTGCAGCCGGAACACTTCGGCCACCTGAGCGCCTTCGCCGCGCTCGACGTCGTCGCCCTCAGCGACCGGACCCGGGCGCTGCTCGGCTGGCAGCCGGAGGGGCCCACGCTCGTCGAGGACATCGAGCGGCACTACACCAGGGCCACCACGGCACAGCCGACGAGCTGA
- a CDS encoding TetR family transcriptional regulator, producing MGRWEPDAAGRLRGAALDLFEEHGFDGTTVEDIASRAGVTKRTFFRHYADKREVLFGGDSGESFVALFAAGLAAVGPDVPPERALSAALEHAAGALAPGWEFARRRQGVLMANVSLRERELVKMEAVARVLAEGLRDRGVGEPGATVAAEAGVAVFRTAFTRWVSAPVPGDLAAEIRVVSAALRRVLAGG from the coding sequence ATGGGCAGATGGGAGCCGGACGCCGCCGGACGGCTGCGTGGAGCGGCCCTGGACCTGTTCGAGGAGCACGGCTTCGACGGCACGACGGTGGAGGACATCGCGTCCCGGGCCGGGGTCACCAAGCGGACGTTCTTCCGGCACTACGCCGACAAGCGGGAGGTGCTGTTCGGCGGGGACTCGGGGGAGTCGTTCGTGGCCCTGTTCGCCGCGGGGCTGGCCGCCGTGGGCCCGGACGTGCCACCCGAGCGTGCGCTGAGCGCCGCGCTGGAACACGCGGCCGGCGCGCTCGCCCCAGGGTGGGAGTTCGCGCGGCGCCGGCAGGGGGTGCTGATGGCGAACGTCTCGCTGCGGGAGCGGGAACTGGTGAAGATGGAGGCGGTCGCGCGGGTGCTCGCCGAGGGACTGCGTGACCGGGGCGTGGGCGAGCCGGGTGCGACCGTGGCGGCCGAGGCGGGCGTCGCGGTGTTCCGCACCGCGTTCACCCGCTGGGTCTCCGCCCCGGTGCCGGGTGACCTGGCGGCGGAGATCCGGGTGGTCTCCGCGGCGCTGCGCCGGGTGCTCGCCGGCGGGTGA
- a CDS encoding acyl-CoA dehydrogenase family protein translates to MDPADLTDVLDSVRDFIRTEVVPQEERIDAEDAVPERIVAQCKEMGLYGFTIPEQYGGLGLTASQEVRLAFELGWTTPALRSLFGTNNGIAGHVLLEGGTEEQKKQWLPRLASGEVTASFGLTEADAGSDPSSLTTRAVRDGDGWVLNGSKRYITNSPVADVIMVFARTDPDAPGNRGISTFLVPKGTPGLSVGPKDHKMGQFGAWTADVYLDDVRVPFENVVGGEDGIDKGFLVAAKCLAHGRLHIAAVCVGMADRLVHETVEFARTREQGGKPIARFQLVQGLVADSVTDARAGRGLVLDAARSFDDGTDMVSGPAAAKYFCSEMVGRVADRAVQVHGGAGYMRGVAVERFYRDARLFRIYEGTSQIQQVIIARDALGRAARG, encoded by the coding sequence GTGGACCCCGCCGACCTCACCGACGTCCTGGACTCCGTCCGTGACTTCATCCGCACCGAGGTGGTGCCGCAGGAGGAGCGGATCGACGCCGAGGACGCCGTCCCCGAGCGCATCGTCGCCCAGTGCAAGGAGATGGGCCTCTACGGCTTCACCATCCCCGAGCAGTACGGCGGCCTCGGCCTGACCGCGTCGCAGGAGGTCCGGCTCGCGTTCGAGCTCGGCTGGACGACCCCTGCGCTGCGTTCGCTGTTCGGCACCAACAACGGCATCGCCGGGCACGTGCTGCTGGAGGGCGGCACCGAGGAGCAGAAGAAGCAGTGGCTGCCCCGGCTGGCGTCCGGTGAGGTCACCGCCTCGTTCGGGCTGACCGAGGCCGACGCGGGCTCCGACCCGTCGTCGCTCACCACCAGGGCCGTCCGCGACGGCGACGGCTGGGTCCTCAACGGCTCCAAGCGCTACATCACCAACTCCCCCGTCGCCGACGTGATCATGGTGTTCGCGCGGACCGACCCGGACGCCCCCGGCAACCGCGGCATCTCGACCTTCCTCGTCCCGAAGGGCACCCCCGGCCTCTCGGTCGGGCCGAAGGACCACAAGATGGGCCAGTTCGGCGCGTGGACCGCCGACGTGTACCTCGACGACGTCCGCGTCCCGTTCGAGAACGTCGTCGGTGGCGAGGACGGCATCGACAAGGGCTTCCTCGTCGCCGCCAAGTGCCTGGCCCACGGCCGGCTGCACATCGCCGCCGTCTGCGTCGGGATGGCCGACCGCCTGGTCCACGAGACCGTCGAGTTCGCCAGGACCCGGGAGCAGGGCGGCAAGCCGATCGCGCGGTTCCAGCTGGTCCAGGGCCTGGTCGCGGACTCGGTCACCGACGCGCGTGCCGGCCGCGGCCTGGTCCTCGACGCCGCTCGCAGCTTCGACGACGGCACCGACATGGTCTCCGGGCCCGCCGCCGCCAAGTACTTCTGCTCGGAGATGGTGGGCCGGGTCGCCGACCGCGCCGTCCAGGTGCACGGCGGGGCGGGTTACATGCGCGGGGTCGCGGTCGAGCGGTTCTACCGCGACGCCCGGCTCTTCCGGATCTACGAGGGCACCAGCCAGATCCAGCAGGTGATCATCGCCCGCGACGCGCTGGGCCGCGCCGCCCGCGGCTGA
- a CDS encoding sensor histidine kinase — MAEEQAVRPRPDPDEPGGSHLDPHLVGALEGWGNGALREYLLRDGGLHLPHAPGWPSTWPGRTRLGAQMAYLLTGLPLAIVCGVVVLVGLVLGSGTFVVWIGLPITVGTLAAARGFAEFERRATEAATGRPLPPHHYRPNRGRRLMGRLFRALADPQSWRDVAHAVAALPLRAVTAAVALAWSVTGLGGLFYVFWQWSLPRGEDVWTLFESVTGIHSTAGDIALNTGLGVLLLVTLPTVVRWLTDVRALLARGLLTNQTAALRARAQALASGRRAAVAAEAQTLRRLERDIHDGPQQRLVRLGMDLEAAVRRLDDAPEKARPLLHEALEQSREALSELRALSRGIAPPILADRGLGPALAAAAGRSPVPVDLDVGLDPGSRLPALVENTAYFVVSEALTNIAKHAEASTATVTVTVDDTLLRIVVTDDGRGGAHLGKGHGLAGLADRLEIVEGRLDVRSPAGGPTELTAEVPVAGLGEA; from the coding sequence ATGGCGGAGGAGCAGGCCGTCCGGCCGCGGCCGGACCCCGACGAGCCGGGCGGCAGCCACCTGGACCCGCACCTGGTCGGTGCGCTGGAGGGCTGGGGCAACGGCGCGCTGCGCGAGTACCTGCTGCGCGACGGCGGCCTGCACCTGCCGCACGCGCCGGGCTGGCCGTCGACGTGGCCGGGACGCACCCGGCTCGGCGCGCAGATGGCGTACCTGCTCACCGGGCTCCCGCTGGCCATCGTGTGCGGTGTCGTCGTCCTCGTCGGGCTGGTCCTGGGCTCTGGGACGTTCGTGGTCTGGATCGGGCTCCCGATCACCGTCGGCACGCTGGCCGCCGCGCGCGGGTTCGCCGAGTTCGAGCGCCGGGCGACCGAGGCCGCGACCGGGCGCCCGCTGCCGCCGCACCACTACCGCCCGAACCGCGGCCGGCGGTTGATGGGCCGGTTGTTCCGCGCGCTGGCCGACCCGCAGAGCTGGCGCGACGTCGCACACGCCGTGGCGGCGCTGCCGCTGCGGGCGGTCACCGCCGCCGTCGCACTCGCCTGGTCGGTCACCGGGCTCGGCGGCCTGTTCTACGTCTTCTGGCAGTGGTCGCTGCCGCGCGGCGAGGACGTCTGGACGCTCTTCGAGTCGGTCACCGGCATCCACTCCACGGCCGGCGACATCGCGCTCAACACCGGTCTCGGCGTGCTCCTGCTGGTGACGCTGCCGACGGTGGTCCGCTGGCTGACCGACGTCCGGGCGCTGCTCGCCCGTGGCCTGCTCACGAACCAGACCGCGGCGCTGCGGGCCAGGGCGCAGGCGCTGGCGTCGGGTCGCCGCGCGGCCGTCGCCGCGGAGGCGCAGACGCTGCGCCGGCTGGAGCGCGACATCCACGACGGCCCGCAGCAGCGGCTGGTGCGGCTGGGCATGGACCTCGAGGCGGCCGTCCGCCGGCTCGACGACGCCCCGGAGAAGGCCCGTCCGCTGCTGCACGAGGCGCTGGAGCAGAGCCGCGAGGCGCTGTCGGAGCTGCGGGCGCTGTCCCGCGGGATCGCCCCGCCGATCCTCGCCGACCGGGGACTCGGTCCCGCGCTGGCGGCCGCGGCCGGGCGCAGCCCGGTCCCGGTCGACCTGGACGTCGGGCTCGATCCCGGCTCCCGGCTGCCCGCGCTGGTGGAGAACACCGCGTACTTCGTGGTGTCCGAGGCACTGACCAACATCGCCAAGCACGCGGAGGCGTCGACGGCGACGGTCACCGTGACCGTCGACGACACCCTGCTGCGGATCGTGGTGACCGACGACGGCCGCGGCGGGGCCCACCTGGGGAAGGGGCACGGTCTGGCCGGGCTCGCGGACCGGCTGGAGATCGTCGAGGGCCGGCTGGACGTCCGCAGCCCGGCCGGCGGTCCCACCGAGCTGACCGCGGAGGTACCGGTCGCCGGGCTGGGCGAGGCGTGA
- a CDS encoding response regulator transcription factor codes for MRVVLAEDSMLLREGLVRLLEEAGATVVSAVGDGEALVATVAEHEPEVAVVDVRMPPSFTDEGLRAALEIRRSHPGVGILVLSQYVEESYATDLLEAGGGVGYLLKDRVSKLADLSDALTRVAAGGTVLDPEVVSALLTNRRRRDPLAVLSPREREVLELMAQGRTNTAIGRLMVITQGAVEKHISSIFTKLGLPPSSDDHRRVMAVLAWLES; via the coding sequence ATGCGCGTGGTGCTCGCGGAGGACTCGATGCTGCTGCGCGAGGGCCTCGTCCGGTTGCTGGAGGAGGCCGGGGCGACCGTCGTGTCGGCCGTCGGTGACGGTGAGGCGCTGGTCGCGACGGTGGCCGAGCACGAACCGGAGGTCGCCGTCGTCGACGTGCGGATGCCGCCGTCGTTCACCGACGAGGGGCTGCGGGCCGCGCTGGAGATCCGGCGGTCGCACCCCGGCGTCGGGATCCTGGTGCTGTCGCAGTACGTCGAGGAGTCCTACGCGACCGACCTGCTGGAGGCCGGTGGCGGGGTCGGCTACCTGCTCAAGGACCGGGTGTCCAAACTGGCGGACCTGTCCGACGCGCTGACCCGGGTGGCGGCGGGCGGCACGGTCCTGGACCCGGAGGTGGTGTCGGCCCTGCTGACCAACCGCCGTCGCCGGGACCCGCTGGCGGTGCTGTCCCCGCGCGAGCGGGAGGTGCTGGAGCTGATGGCGCAGGGCCGCACCAACACCGCGATCGGGCGGCTGATGGTGATCACCCAGGGCGCGGTCGAGAAGCACATCTCGTCGATCTTCACCAAGCTCGGGCTGCCCCCGTCGTCGGACGACCACCGCCGGGTCATGGCGGTGCTCGCCTGGCTGGAGAGCTGA